In Paenibacillus algicola, a genomic segment contains:
- the ptsP gene encoding phosphoenolpyruvate--protein phosphotransferase, translating into MTNIKGIAASAGIAIAKAFILEHPDYTVKHTQVEDADREAARLDDALSRSRAELEDIKSRTLQELGEKKAEIFESHLLILDDPELINPVKDKIREESVAAEYALNETANQFIEMFQNMKSAYLQERAADMRDVTKRVLKHLLGLNYVSPSEISEEVIVIAEDLTPSDTAQLNRNFVKGFTTNIGGRTSHSAIMARSLEIPAVVGTQSILSSAESGDLIIVDGLEGLVFINPDEDTVAQYRDKQEQYAKQLEEWSKLRGEPTITQDGVHVELAANIGTPNDVTGVLENGGEGVGLYRTEFLYMGRDKLPSEEVQYNAYKSVLEKMQGKPVVVRTLDIGGDKELPYLDLPKEMNPFLGFRAVRLCLDRQDLFRTQLRALLRASVHGDLRIMFPMIATLGEFREAKGLLEDEKAKLAAEGIAVSDRIQLGIMVEIPSTAVMADQFAKEVDFFSIGTNDLIQYTMAADRMNERVSYLYQPYNPAILRLVKMVIDAAHKEGRWAGMCGEMAGDPVAIPLLLGLGLDEFSMSATSILPARSQISRLSEAQMQELASKALELRTAEEVVELVESTVSQ; encoded by the coding sequence ATGACTAACATCAAGGGTATTGCGGCCTCGGCCGGCATCGCCATTGCAAAAGCATTTATTCTGGAGCACCCGGACTACACGGTCAAGCATACTCAGGTTGAGGATGCTGACCGTGAAGCCGCCCGGCTGGACGATGCGCTGAGCCGCTCCAGAGCGGAGCTGGAGGACATCAAGAGCCGCACGCTGCAGGAGCTGGGAGAGAAGAAGGCGGAGATTTTCGAATCTCACCTTCTGATCCTGGACGACCCGGAGCTGATTAATCCCGTCAAGGATAAGATTCGGGAAGAGTCGGTAGCTGCCGAATATGCTCTGAATGAGACAGCGAATCAATTTATCGAGATGTTTCAAAATATGAAAAGTGCTTATCTTCAGGAGAGAGCAGCAGACATGCGGGATGTCACCAAGCGCGTGCTGAAGCATCTGCTGGGACTGAATTATGTGAGCCCTTCGGAAATTTCCGAGGAGGTCATCGTCATTGCCGAGGATTTGACGCCTTCGGACACAGCGCAGCTAAACCGTAATTTTGTTAAAGGGTTTACCACCAATATCGGGGGACGCACCTCGCATTCCGCGATTATGGCACGCTCTCTGGAAATTCCAGCTGTTGTTGGAACTCAGTCGATACTGTCCAGTGCCGAAAGCGGCGATTTGATCATCGTTGACGGACTGGAAGGGCTCGTGTTCATTAATCCAGATGAAGATACTGTAGCCCAATACCGTGACAAGCAAGAACAGTATGCCAAGCAGCTGGAGGAGTGGAGTAAGCTTCGCGGAGAGCCGACCATTACCCAGGATGGTGTGCACGTCGAGCTGGCAGCAAATATCGGTACGCCGAATGACGTGACCGGAGTGCTGGAGAACGGCGGCGAGGGCGTAGGATTGTACCGCACAGAATTTCTGTATATGGGACGGGATAAGCTGCCTTCTGAAGAAGTGCAGTACAATGCCTACAAATCTGTTCTGGAAAAAATGCAGGGCAAGCCGGTTGTCGTCCGGACCTTGGACATTGGCGGCGACAAGGAGCTGCCATATCTGGATCTTCCCAAGGAAATGAATCCATTCCTGGGCTTCCGGGCCGTTCGCTTGTGCCTGGATCGTCAGGATCTGTTCCGAACCCAGCTGCGTGCTTTGCTTCGTGCCAGCGTCCACGGGGATTTGCGGATTATGTTTCCGATGATTGCGACGTTAGGTGAATTCCGGGAAGCGAAGGGACTGCTGGAGGACGAGAAGGCCAAGCTTGCTGCAGAGGGCATTGCGGTGTCAGATCGCATCCAGCTGGGCATTATGGTGGAAATTCCATCAACGGCTGTTATGGCGGATCAGTTCGCCAAAGAGGTGGACTTCTTCAGCATAGGCACCAATGACCTGATTCAGTATACGATGGCGGCAGACCGGATGAATGAGCGGGTCTCTTACCTGTATCAGCCGTATAACCCGGCGATTCTGCGTCTGGTGAAGATGGTCATTGACGCTGCACACAAAGAAGGCCGCTGGGCGGGCATGTGCGGGGAGATGGCCGGAGATCCGGTAGCCATTCCGCTGCTGCTCGGTCTGGGGCTCGATGAGTTCAGCATGAGCGCAACCTCGATTTTGCCGGCCCGCAGTCAGATTTCACGGCTGTCTGAGGCCCAGATGCAGGAGCTGGCGTCTAAAGCGCTGGAGCTGCGTACGGCAGAAGAGGTCGTAGAGCTGGTAGAGAGCACCGTTTCCCAATAA
- the pulA gene encoding type I pullulanase, with translation MIQEITDQRFGLIYSAASSTFRLWAPSAAQVSLMLYKNDGVEGGESLLSQSGGSEHPMLIKGNGVWETNVSGDWAGWYYMYRIRQQDGQLHEAVDPYARAVSANGRRGAIVDPAQCSPDGWESDTRPPLASPTDAVLYELHVRDFSISPDSGMTYKGKFKAFTETGLRDEAGNKLGIDHLVELGVTHVHLLPIFDFKTVDELISSNWDPEGEYNWGYDPQHYNVPEGSYATDPRRPETRIVECKEMIQALHQHGIRVIMDVVYNHTYSVEEGPFEPVAPGYFYRQNHDGTLSNGSGVGNELATERPMVRKFIKDSLRYWAEEYHLDGFRFDLMALIDTETMVQIVEELRREVAPDLLIYGEPWTGGGSPLANQTVKGTQRGKGFAVFNDDFRHAIKGDNDGGGKGFATGEAWYEGAVAEGLMGSIHDFALEASETVNYVTVHDNLNLWDKVLVTMGKWDEAGFIPLQDGRPHDGSPLMPKIAAATPYADVVEGEALASEAVKRSLLANSMVLLSQGIPLIHAGDELLRTKYGDHNSYRSGDAINAISWSHKERFTEVFRYYQGLIRLRRQHPAFRLNRREEIEKHMEIIRCSDRVVAYRLHSHAGNDEWKQIVAVFNGGVEAVSVELPPTLYGWNVVVNEREAGTEVLSTADGAEVTVQGLSCMVLYEDPERLKSDLTEVHVKYDREDGDYAGWNLWVWGTGVQDGEVSLTPREDGDAGAVFYTAADVKKIGCILRLNEWEAREWEQDRFITVPEGEKTIRIHIHSDGVDIRPHNLGGRAS, from the coding sequence ATGATCCAAGAGATTACTGATCAGAGGTTTGGCCTCATCTACAGTGCTGCATCCAGCACATTCAGATTGTGGGCTCCATCGGCTGCTCAAGTATCGTTGATGCTGTATAAAAATGACGGCGTCGAGGGGGGAGAGTCACTCCTATCGCAGTCCGGGGGCAGCGAGCATCCGATGCTCATAAAGGGTAACGGTGTTTGGGAAACCAACGTGAGCGGCGATTGGGCCGGCTGGTATTATATGTACCGGATCCGGCAGCAGGACGGGCAGCTTCATGAGGCTGTGGATCCCTACGCCAGAGCTGTCAGTGCGAACGGTCGCCGCGGAGCCATCGTGGACCCTGCGCAGTGCAGCCCGGATGGCTGGGAGAGCGATACCAGACCGCCGCTGGCCTCACCTACGGACGCTGTGCTCTACGAGCTTCATGTGAGAGATTTTTCAATTTCGCCGGATTCCGGCATGACCTATAAAGGAAAGTTCAAGGCATTTACAGAAACAGGCCTGCGCGATGAGGCCGGGAACAAGCTGGGCATTGATCATCTGGTGGAGCTGGGTGTGACCCATGTGCATTTGCTGCCGATTTTTGACTTCAAGACCGTTGACGAGCTGATCTCCTCCAATTGGGACCCGGAAGGCGAATATAACTGGGGATATGACCCCCAGCATTATAATGTGCCCGAAGGCTCTTACGCCACGGATCCGCGAAGGCCAGAGACCCGGATCGTGGAATGCAAGGAAATGATTCAGGCTCTTCACCAGCATGGTATCCGGGTTATTATGGATGTGGTCTACAATCATACGTATTCTGTCGAGGAAGGTCCCTTTGAGCCTGTTGCACCGGGGTACTTCTACCGCCAGAATCATGACGGGACGCTTTCTAACGGCTCCGGCGTCGGCAACGAGCTGGCTACAGAGCGGCCGATGGTTCGGAAATTCATCAAGGATTCTCTCCGCTACTGGGCCGAGGAATATCATCTGGACGGTTTCCGCTTTGATCTGATGGCGTTGATAGATACCGAGACCATGGTTCAGATTGTAGAGGAGCTCCGCCGGGAGGTGGCTCCCGATCTCCTGATCTATGGCGAGCCATGGACTGGAGGCGGCAGCCCGCTGGCGAACCAGACGGTCAAAGGAACACAACGAGGCAAAGGGTTTGCCGTGTTTAATGACGATTTCCGGCATGCGATCAAGGGGGATAATGACGGCGGCGGCAAAGGCTTTGCTACCGGTGAAGCCTGGTATGAAGGCGCCGTCGCGGAGGGTCTTATGGGCTCTATCCATGATTTCGCGCTGGAGGCGTCAGAAACCGTCAACTATGTAACCGTGCATGATAACCTCAACCTGTGGGATAAGGTGCTGGTAACGATGGGGAAATGGGATGAAGCCGGGTTTATCCCGCTGCAAGACGGCCGGCCGCACGACGGAAGTCCGCTCATGCCAAAGATTGCTGCTGCCACACCTTATGCAGACGTGGTAGAGGGAGAGGCTCTTGCATCCGAGGCGGTGAAGCGCAGCCTGCTTGCCAACAGCATGGTGCTGCTCTCGCAGGGAATTCCGTTGATCCATGCGGGAGATGAGCTGCTTCGCACGAAATATGGCGATCATAACAGCTATCGCAGCGGGGATGCCATTAACGCAATTTCATGGAGTCATAAAGAGCGGTTTACAGAGGTCTTTCGATATTATCAGGGACTCATTAGGCTGCGGCGCCAGCATCCGGCTTTTCGGCTGAATCGCAGAGAAGAGATTGAGAAGCATATGGAAATCATCCGCTGCAGTGACCGCGTCGTAGCCTACCGTCTCCACAGCCACGCCGGAAATGACGAATGGAAGCAGATCGTAGCTGTGTTCAATGGCGGCGTGGAGGCTGTCAGTGTGGAGCTGCCGCCGACTCTATATGGCTGGAATGTTGTCGTTAATGAGCGGGAGGCCGGTACAGAAGTGCTCTCCACGGCAGACGGTGCTGAAGTGACCGTACAAGGTCTGTCTTGTATGGTGTTGTATGAGGATCCGGAGCGGCTGAAGTCGGATCTGACCGAGGTTCACGTGAAATACGACCGGGAGGATGGGGATTACGCCGGCTGGAATTTGTGGGTCTGGGGCACGGGAGTTCAGGACGGCGAGGTTTCACTGACTCCTCGGGAAGACGGGGATGCAGGAGCCGTGTTCTATACTGCGGCTGACGTGAAGAAGATTGGCTGTATCCTCAGACTGAACGAATGGGAAGCCCGGGAATGGGAGCAGGACCGCTTTATTACCGTTCCGGAGGGGGAGAAGACCATCCGTATTCACATTCACAGCGATGGTGTTGATATTCGCCCCCATAATCTCGGCGGCAGGGCATCCTAG
- the kduD gene encoding 2-dehydro-3-deoxy-D-gluconate 5-dehydrogenase KduD has translation MSVFDLSGKTAIVTGAARGLGQGIAVALAEAGADVVCVSYNSSENTMSSIRSLGRSTSGIEVDLSDRDKLQGAFDQALELTGHVDILVNNAGVIRRTPAKDHSMQDFLDVIDLNLNSAFFLSQIAGRHMIERGSGKIINICSMLSYQGGINVPGYTASKHGIAGITKALANEWASSGIQVNGIAPGYIETDNTEQIRNDPDRLRSITDRIPAGRWGTPKDIGAPAVFLASAAADYVNGHVLCVDGGWMAR, from the coding sequence GTGAGTGTATTTGATTTGAGCGGCAAAACCGCAATTGTTACCGGAGCAGCCCGCGGATTAGGCCAAGGGATCGCTGTTGCATTGGCAGAAGCGGGAGCAGATGTAGTCTGCGTATCCTACAATAGCAGCGAGAACACAATGAGCAGTATTCGCTCTTTAGGAAGAAGCACCTCCGGCATTGAAGTGGACCTCAGCGACCGCGACAAGCTGCAGGGAGCCTTCGATCAGGCGCTGGAGCTGACAGGACATGTAGATATTCTTGTGAACAACGCTGGTGTAATCCGCCGGACTCCGGCTAAGGATCACAGCATGCAGGACTTCCTGGATGTCATTGACCTGAACCTGAACTCTGCCTTTTTCCTGTCCCAGATTGCGGGACGCCATATGATTGAACGCGGCAGCGGCAAAATCATCAACATCTGCTCCATGCTCTCTTATCAGGGCGGCATCAATGTTCCTGGCTATACAGCGAGCAAGCATGGCATTGCTGGTATTACCAAGGCATTGGCGAACGAGTGGGCCTCCAGCGGCATCCAGGTTAACGGAATCGCTCCTGGTTATATCGAAACCGATAATACGGAGCAAATCCGCAATGATCCTGACCGTCTGCGCTCCATTACAGATCGCATTCCAGCGGGACGCTGGGGAACTCCGAAGGATATCGGGGCTCCAGCGGTCTTCCTGGCCTCTGCAGCAGCAGATTATGTCAACGGACATGTGCTGTGCGTTGACGGCGGATGGATGGCACGCTAG
- a CDS encoding HPr family phosphocarrier protein, producing MQKTFRITDEDGIHARPATALVNTANKFKDTESFAEASGKKVTLKSILGVLSLGLEQGDSLTLISEGPSAEDALNALAEVMVNEGLGELND from the coding sequence ATGCAAAAAACATTCAGAATTACAGACGAGGATGGCATCCACGCACGTCCGGCTACAGCACTGGTGAACACGGCGAACAAATTTAAGGACACAGAATCCTTTGCAGAAGCAAGCGGCAAAAAAGTAACCTTGAAATCGATCCTGGGCGTGCTATCCCTGGGTTTGGAGCAGGGTGACAGCCTGACTCTGATCTCCGAAGGGCCTAGTGCCGAGGACGCGCTGAACGCACTGGCTGAAGTGATGGTGAACGAGGGGCTGGGAGAGCTCAATGACTAA
- a CDS encoding 50S ribosomal protein L25 — protein sequence MTSKRSSVQLEAEVRNEFTRASRRTIRENGGVPAVVYGAGIESIPVTVDLKEAAKLFYKGRSESFKLNIQGSESLPVLIKDVQQRAGKVVHVDFLHISMNKPVRVTIPVSYQGEAVGTKNGGTLQTQVTELEVEGLPGDLPSSIEADISALDVGDKLTVGDLQIPEKITLHAEDEEVLASVIVPRLVEDTEPQEETGEEDAEAGSDSAEEEPQE from the coding sequence ATGACGTCAAAAAGAAGCAGTGTTCAACTGGAAGCTGAGGTTCGAAATGAATTTACACGCGCCTCCCGGCGTACCATTCGGGAGAACGGCGGTGTTCCGGCAGTTGTATATGGAGCAGGCATAGAAAGTATTCCTGTAACCGTCGATTTGAAAGAGGCGGCCAAGCTGTTTTATAAAGGTCGTTCAGAATCCTTCAAGCTAAATATTCAGGGCTCTGAATCTCTGCCCGTGCTGATCAAGGATGTACAGCAGCGCGCCGGCAAGGTGGTTCATGTAGACTTTCTCCATATTTCCATGAATAAGCCGGTTCGGGTCACGATCCCGGTCAGCTATCAGGGTGAAGCAGTAGGTACCAAGAATGGCGGGACCTTGCAAACGCAGGTGACCGAGCTTGAGGTAGAAGGCTTGCCGGGCGATCTTCCCAGCTCCATTGAGGCAGACATTTCTGCACTGGATGTCGGAGATAAGCTGACGGTGGGAGATCTTCAGATTCCGGAGAAGATCACACTCCATGCCGAGGATGAGGAGGTTCTGGCCTCCGTGATCGTTCCTCGTCTGGTTGAGGACACTGAGCCGCAGGAAGAGACCGGCGAAGAGGACGCGGAAGCTGGCAGCGACAGCGCGGAGGAAGAACCACAGGAGTAG
- the ptsG gene encoding glucose-specific PTS transporter subunit IIBC, translating to MFKRLFGVLQRVGKALMLPVAILPAAGLLLGLGNMLVNEDFLQYASWLDTAWVQAIATVMMNAGQIVFTNLPLLFAVGVAVGLAGGDGVAGLAAIIGYLVLNVTMGTVIGVTPAMVGTDYAYASVLGIPTLATGVFGGILVGILAASMYNRFFRIELPSYLGFFAGKRFVPIMTAATAVLLGLLMTVIWPPIQIGLNAASHFMLEQNRTLSAFVFGVVERGLIPFGLHHIFYSPFWFEFGEYVNSAGQLVRGDQNIFMAQLRDGVEFTAGTFMTGKFPFMMFGLPAAALAIYHEARPEHKKYVAGIMGSAALTSFLTGITEPLEFSFLFVAPLLFVVHVLFAGLSFMTMHILGTKIGMTFSGGLIDYVIFGVIPNRTPWWNVIIVGLILAVIYYFGFRFAIRKFKLRTPGREEPSEAKDGASARSGSKDDLPGSILSALGGQSNIAHLDACITRLRVEVKEKGNVDKERLKQLGASGVLEVGNNVQAIFGTRSDTIKSQIQDIMSGITPAEAPQAATGDVKPAEAEQQAALDGDAVILEDIVSPVNGELMDISNVPDPVFSQRMSGDGFAVLPHDGTIASPVYGKVFNVFPSKHAIGIMSDGGKEVLVHIGVNTVKLKGQGFKVLVQEGDLVAAGQPIMEVDLDYVKEHAPSIISPVIFSNLPEGSKVKLNKTGNVTAGEENIITIQ from the coding sequence AAGCGTCTGTTTGGCGTTTTACAGAGAGTAGGTAAAGCTCTCATGCTGCCTGTAGCGATCCTGCCGGCTGCGGGCTTGCTGCTGGGTCTGGGGAATATGCTGGTCAACGAGGATTTCCTGCAGTATGCCTCCTGGCTGGATACGGCCTGGGTTCAGGCCATTGCAACGGTCATGATGAATGCCGGGCAAATCGTGTTTACAAACCTGCCGCTTCTGTTCGCGGTCGGTGTAGCAGTCGGCCTGGCTGGTGGAGACGGAGTTGCCGGACTTGCGGCAATTATCGGCTACCTCGTGCTGAATGTGACGATGGGGACCGTCATCGGCGTAACTCCGGCCATGGTCGGCACAGATTACGCTTACGCCAGTGTGCTGGGCATCCCGACGCTGGCAACCGGGGTGTTCGGCGGGATATTGGTCGGGATCCTGGCGGCCAGCATGTACAATCGCTTTTTCAGGATTGAGCTGCCCTCGTACCTCGGCTTCTTTGCCGGCAAGCGGTTTGTTCCCATAATGACGGCTGCCACAGCGGTGCTGCTGGGCTTGCTCATGACCGTCATCTGGCCACCGATTCAGATCGGGCTGAATGCTGCATCGCATTTCATGCTGGAGCAGAACCGCACACTGTCTGCTTTTGTATTCGGGGTGGTTGAGCGGGGATTGATTCCTTTCGGGCTGCACCATATTTTCTACTCTCCCTTCTGGTTTGAGTTTGGAGAATATGTGAATAGCGCCGGGCAGCTGGTTCGCGGTGATCAGAATATCTTCATGGCCCAGCTGCGGGACGGTGTAGAATTCACAGCGGGTACCTTCATGACCGGGAAATTCCCGTTCATGATGTTCGGACTTCCTGCGGCAGCACTGGCGATCTATCATGAAGCAAGACCGGAGCATAAAAAATATGTGGCCGGCATCATGGGCTCTGCAGCCTTGACGTCCTTCCTGACGGGGATTACAGAGCCGCTGGAATTCTCCTTTCTGTTCGTGGCACCGCTGCTGTTCGTGGTTCACGTGCTGTTTGCCGGTCTGTCGTTCATGACGATGCACATTCTGGGCACTAAAATCGGCATGACCTTCTCCGGCGGATTGATTGACTACGTTATCTTCGGTGTCATTCCAAACCGGACGCCATGGTGGAACGTCATCATTGTCGGTCTGATCCTGGCGGTCATTTATTACTTCGGGTTCCGGTTCGCGATCCGCAAGTTCAAGCTGCGGACACCGGGTCGGGAGGAGCCGTCAGAGGCCAAAGACGGCGCGAGCGCAAGGTCTGGAAGCAAGGACGATTTGCCGGGCAGCATTCTGTCGGCACTGGGCGGCCAGAGCAATATTGCTCACCTGGATGCCTGCATTACCCGTCTTCGTGTAGAGGTGAAGGAGAAGGGTAATGTTGATAAAGAACGCTTGAAGCAGCTGGGCGCTTCCGGGGTACTCGAAGTGGGTAACAATGTACAAGCGATCTTCGGTACACGCTCTGATACGATCAAGTCGCAGATCCAGGACATCATGTCCGGGATTACGCCGGCTGAAGCACCTCAAGCAGCAACAGGGGACGTCAAGCCGGCCGAAGCGGAGCAGCAGGCGGCATTGGATGGCGATGCGGTTATTCTGGAGGATATTGTGTCTCCGGTTAACGGCGAGCTGATGGATATTTCCAATGTGCCTGATCCGGTATTCTCTCAGCGCATGTCAGGCGATGGCTTTGCCGTTCTGCCGCATGATGGAACCATTGCATCTCCGGTCTACGGCAAGGTGTTCAATGTATTCCCAAGCAAGCATGCCATTGGCATTATGTCTGATGGCGGCAAGGAAGTGCTGGTGCATATCGGCGTCAATACCGTGAAGCTGAAGGGACAGGGCTTTAAAGTGCTTGTTCAGGAGGGCGATCTGGTGGCTGCAGGCCAGCCGATTATGGAGGTAGACCTGGACTATGTGAAGGAGCACGCGCCTTCGATCATTTCGCCAGTGATTTTCTCGAATCTGCCGGAAGGATCCAAGGTGAAGCTCAACAAGACGGGGAACGTCACCGCCGGAGAAGAGAATATTATCACGATTCAATAA